The window GCCTGCTCGTCTATGCGCCGATCGCGCACTGGGTCTGGGGCCCGGGCGGGTTCCTGAACGACGCCGGCATCCTCGACTTCGCCGGCGGCACGGTCGTCCACATCAATGCCGGCGTCGCCGGCCTCGTCGCCTGCCTGATCATGGGCAAGCGCCGCGGCCTCGGCAGCGAGCATTTCGCGCCGCATAACCTGGTGCTGTCGGTGATCGGCGCGTCGTTGCTCTGGGTCGGCTGGTTCGGCTTCAATGCCGGCTCGGCGTCGGGCGCCAACACGAACGCCGGCATGGCGATGGCGGTGACGCAGATCGCGACCGCGGCCGCAGCGCTCGGCTGGATGTTTGCGGAATGGGGCCTGCGCGGCAAGCCGTCGGTCCTGGGCATCGTCTCGGGTGCGGTCGCGGGCCTGGTCGCGATCACGCCGGCCTCGGGCTTCGTCGACCCGACCGGGGCACTCGTCATCGGCATCGTCGCCGGCGTCGGCTGCTACTTCAGCGCCACCAGCATGAAGAAGCTGTTCGGCTATGACGACAGCCTGGATGCGTTCGGCGTGCATGGCATCGGCGGCATGATCGGCGCGGTCCTGACCGGCGTCTTCGCCAAGGCCGCGATCGGCGGCGACGGCAAGAGCGGGCTCATCGACGGCAACCCGGGCCAGATCCTGGTCCAGCTCGAAGGCATCGCCGCCACCGTCATCTATTGCGCAGTCGCGAGCTTCGTCATCCTCAAGGTCCTCGACCTCGTCGTCGGCCTGCGCGTCGAGGAGGAAATCGAGCGCGACGGCCTCGACCTCGCGCTCCACGGCGAGACGGTCCAGTAACGAAACGCCCCAACGAAACACCCCTCGGGTCCTGTCCCCGGACCCCTGGCGTTCCCTGGTCGGCGCCCCTTCGAAAGGAGGGGCGCCGATTTTCGTCTCGCCACCCATAGGGCTTTGATTCTAGAATCCCCTTGAAGAGTCCGGGCTAACGCCGTGATTCGACTTGGCTGTCGATGCGGCAAGACTGGCCCGGGCCGGGGCGCTCGTTCGTGAGGGAAGGCGCCCGTTCGAGAGGGAATAAGTGTTGATCAACGAGCGACTTGACCGGCTCGGCGAGAATCCGTTCGTGCGTCTGAACGCACTCCTGGCGCCGATCACGCCGCGCGCCAACGAGCGGCCGGTGCTGCTGTCGGTCGGCGAGCCGCAGCACGCGCCGCCGCCGTTCCTGGCCGAGGTGATCGCGGCGCACGGCGATCTCTGGAACCGCTATCCGCCCGTCATGGGCACGGACGACTACCGCCAGTCGGTCGCGGATTGGCTGGCGCGCCGCTATGGGCTCGAGCCCGGCATGGTCGAGCCGCAGCGCCACGTCCTGGTGCTGTGCGGCACCAAGGAAGGCCTCTATCTCGCGACCCAGCTGGCCGTGCCGCAGATCGAGTCGGGTCGGAAGCCGGTCGTGCTGCTGCCCAACCCGTTCTACCTGGTCTACCGCGGCGCCGCTTCGATGGCCGGCGCCGAGATCCAGCCGATGCCGACGACGCGCGCGACCGGCTTCCTGCCGGATTTCGACGCGATGGCGCCTCAGACGCTCGAGCGCACGGCACTCGCC of the Aliidongia dinghuensis genome contains:
- a CDS encoding ammonium transporter, which produces LLVYAPIAHWVWGPGGFLNDAGILDFAGGTVVHINAGVAGLVACLIMGKRRGLGSEHFAPHNLVLSVIGASLLWVGWFGFNAGSASGANTNAGMAMAVTQIATAAAALGWMFAEWGLRGKPSVLGIVSGAVAGLVAITPASGFVDPTGALVIGIVAGVGCYFSATSMKKLFGYDDSLDAFGVHGIGGMIGAVLTGVFAKAAIGGDGKSGLIDGNPGQILVQLEGIAATVIYCAVASFVILKVLDLVVGLRVEEEIERDGLDLALHGETVQ